The following are encoded in a window of Rosa chinensis cultivar Old Blush chromosome 4, RchiOBHm-V2, whole genome shotgun sequence genomic DNA:
- the LOC112196270 gene encoding protein DETOXIFICATION 8 isoform X1 gives MQQKLEMGQMVDEKKKWTITFARELKKEGIIAAPMVAVTALQYLLQLVSMIMVGHLDQLSLSSVAIAISLTNVTGFSLLSGLAGGLETLCGQAFGAEQYQRLGTYTCTAMISLLLVCPPVCLLWIFMDKLLPLVGQDPLISLQARKYSMWLIPALFGASILKPLTRYFQSQSLIFPMLLSSFAILLFHISASWALVYKLEFGSRGSAIAFSLSTWLYVVMLGSYAMYSSVFEKTRIRISKDSILHVGEFFCLAIPSAVMVCLKWWSCELLIFLSGLLPNPKLETSVLSICLTISTLHFTLSHGFGSAASTRVSNELGAGNPQAARVAVQAAVFLSVTEAIIVSTTLFCCRYVLGSAFSSETQVADYVAVMTPLICLSVFMDSLQAVLSGVARGSGWQHLGAYVNLGAFYLVGLPVAMVLGFPVYLRGKGLWIGIVVGSVVQSTLLGCITCFTNWTKQAKLARDRILAERSSSTGGGAM, from the exons ATGCAGCAGAAACTAGAAATGGGACAGATGGttgatgaaaagaagaaatggacGATTACATTTGCGAGAGAGTTGAAGAAGGAGGGTATAATAGCTGCACCAATGGTGGCAGTGACGGCACTGCAGTATCTTCTGCAACTAGTATCGATGATTATGGTCGGACATCTTGATCAGCTCTCCCTCTCCAGTGTTGCAATTGCCATTTCTCTCACCAATGTCACTGGTTTCAGCCTTCTT TCAGGATTGGCAGGTGGATTGGAAACCTTATGTGGGCAAGCATTTGGAGCAGAGCAATACCAAAGACTTGGAACTTATACTTGTACTGCTATGATATCACTTCTCTTGGTTTGTCCTCCAGTATGTCTTCTATGGATATTCATGGATAAATTGTTACCTTTAGTAGGCCAGGATCCATTGATATCCCTTCAGGCACGCAAATATTCAATGTGGCTTATCCCTGCACTATTTGGTGCATCAATTCTTAAACCGTTAACTCGCTACTTCCAGTCTCAGAGTCTTATTTTCCCAATGCTCCTATCCTCTTTTGCCATTCTTCTCTTCCATATATCTGCCTCATGGGCTCTTGTGTATAAGCTGGAATTTGGAAGTAGAGGTTCAGCAATAGCCTTCAGTTTATCCACTTGGTTATATGTGGTAATGCTGGGTTCCTATGCAATGTATTCCTCAGTCTTTGAGAAAACCCGTATTAGAATTTCAAAAGATTCTATCCTTCATGTTGGAGAGTTCTTTTGCTTGGCTATCCCGTCTGCTGTAATGGTTTG tctaaaatGGTGGTCGTGCGAGCTGCTTATTTTTCTGTCCGGCCTTCTACCAAATCCTAAACTAGAGACTTCAGTTCTTTCCATATG CCTTACAATCTCTACTTTGCACTTCACTTTATCACATGGATTCGGATCTGCTGCAAG TACTCGGGTATCAAATGAATTAGGAGCTGGTAATCCACAAGCAGCTCGAGTAGCTGTTCAGGCTGCAGTGTTTCTCTCAGTCACTGAGGCGATTATTGTAAGCACAACCCTCTTTTGCTGTCGCTATGTTTTGGGGAGTGCTTTCAGCAGTGAGACGCAGGTAGCGGACTATGTTGCAGTTATGACACCTCTGATTTGCCTCTCAGTTTTTATGGACAGTTTACAAGCAGTACTCTCAG GGGTAGCTAGAGGAAGTGGATGGCAGCATTTGGGGGCGTATGTCAATCTTGGGGCATTTTATTTGGTTGGACTTCCTGTGGCTATGGTACTCGGGTTTCCTGTGTACTTAAGGGGGAAAGGCCTTTGGATTGGAATAGTGGTCGGCTCTGTTGTGCAATCAACTCTTCTGGGTTGCATCACCTGTTTCACAAATTGGACTAAACAG GCAAAGTTGGCAAGAGATAGGATATTAGCAGAGAGATCATCATCAACTGGGGGCGGAGCCATGTAG
- the LOC112196270 gene encoding protein DETOXIFICATION 8 isoform X2 yields MQQKLEMGQMVDEKKKWTITFARELKKEGIIAAPMVAVTALQYLLQLVSMIMVGHLDQLSLSSVAIAISLTNVTGFSLLSGLAGGLETLCGQAFGAEQYQRLGTYTCTAMISLLLVCPPVCLLWIFMDKLLPLVGQDPLISLQARKYSMWLIPALFGASILKPLTRYFQSQSLIFPMLLSSFAILLFHISASWALVYKLEFGSRGSAIAFSLSTWLYVVMLGSYAMYSSVFEKTRIRISKDSILHVGEFFCLAIPSAVMVCLKWWSCELLIFLSGLLPNPKLETSVLSICLTISTLHFTLSHGFGSAASTRVSNELGAGNPQAARVAVQAAVFLSVTEAIIVSTTLFCCRYVLGSAFSSETQVADYVAVMTPLICLSVFMDSLQAVLSARGSGWQHLGAYVNLGAFYLVGLPVAMVLGFPVYLRGKGLWIGIVVGSVVQSTLLGCITCFTNWTKQAKLARDRILAERSSSTGGGAM; encoded by the exons ATGCAGCAGAAACTAGAAATGGGACAGATGGttgatgaaaagaagaaatggacGATTACATTTGCGAGAGAGTTGAAGAAGGAGGGTATAATAGCTGCACCAATGGTGGCAGTGACGGCACTGCAGTATCTTCTGCAACTAGTATCGATGATTATGGTCGGACATCTTGATCAGCTCTCCCTCTCCAGTGTTGCAATTGCCATTTCTCTCACCAATGTCACTGGTTTCAGCCTTCTT TCAGGATTGGCAGGTGGATTGGAAACCTTATGTGGGCAAGCATTTGGAGCAGAGCAATACCAAAGACTTGGAACTTATACTTGTACTGCTATGATATCACTTCTCTTGGTTTGTCCTCCAGTATGTCTTCTATGGATATTCATGGATAAATTGTTACCTTTAGTAGGCCAGGATCCATTGATATCCCTTCAGGCACGCAAATATTCAATGTGGCTTATCCCTGCACTATTTGGTGCATCAATTCTTAAACCGTTAACTCGCTACTTCCAGTCTCAGAGTCTTATTTTCCCAATGCTCCTATCCTCTTTTGCCATTCTTCTCTTCCATATATCTGCCTCATGGGCTCTTGTGTATAAGCTGGAATTTGGAAGTAGAGGTTCAGCAATAGCCTTCAGTTTATCCACTTGGTTATATGTGGTAATGCTGGGTTCCTATGCAATGTATTCCTCAGTCTTTGAGAAAACCCGTATTAGAATTTCAAAAGATTCTATCCTTCATGTTGGAGAGTTCTTTTGCTTGGCTATCCCGTCTGCTGTAATGGTTTG tctaaaatGGTGGTCGTGCGAGCTGCTTATTTTTCTGTCCGGCCTTCTACCAAATCCTAAACTAGAGACTTCAGTTCTTTCCATATG CCTTACAATCTCTACTTTGCACTTCACTTTATCACATGGATTCGGATCTGCTGCAAG TACTCGGGTATCAAATGAATTAGGAGCTGGTAATCCACAAGCAGCTCGAGTAGCTGTTCAGGCTGCAGTGTTTCTCTCAGTCACTGAGGCGATTATTGTAAGCACAACCCTCTTTTGCTGTCGCTATGTTTTGGGGAGTGCTTTCAGCAGTGAGACGCAGGTAGCGGACTATGTTGCAGTTATGACACCTCTGATTTGCCTCTCAGTTTTTATGGACAGTTTACAAGCAGTACTCTCAG CTAGAGGAAGTGGATGGCAGCATTTGGGGGCGTATGTCAATCTTGGGGCATTTTATTTGGTTGGACTTCCTGTGGCTATGGTACTCGGGTTTCCTGTGTACTTAAGGGGGAAAGGCCTTTGGATTGGAATAGTGGTCGGCTCTGTTGTGCAATCAACTCTTCTGGGTTGCATCACCTGTTTCACAAATTGGACTAAACAG GCAAAGTTGGCAAGAGATAGGATATTAGCAGAGAGATCATCATCAACTGGGGGCGGAGCCATGTAG